The following proteins are encoded in a genomic region of Brachyspira pilosicoli:
- a CDS encoding motility protein A yields the protein MDIIVPLGFFLVIGINLFGIISGGGNVGHMVDIASAVVTGLGGTTSLFVANDIGTILGVPRAIKVLLNKPNYDEAQIIITLISFSEKARREGLLVLEDDIQEVSDPFLKKGMQLVVDGTDPELVKNILNTEIDNVEARHDTVRKVFEDAASLYPAWGMIGTLIGLVIMLRSLGGGGGVEAIGSGMAVALITTYYGSVIANGFALPIAGRLAARHASEAIVQSIMLEGILSIQAGDNPRIVKDKLVSFLPPPQRQKVNEQVGDR from the coding sequence ATGGATATTATAGTACCTTTAGGTTTTTTCTTAGTTATAGGTATCAATTTATTTGGTATAATTTCAGGCGGTGGTAATGTTGGTCACATGGTAGATATTGCCTCTGCAGTTGTAACAGGTTTAGGAGGAACTACTTCTCTTTTCGTTGCAAACGACATAGGAACTATATTGGGCGTACCTAGAGCTATTAAAGTTCTTTTAAATAAACCTAACTATGATGAAGCACAAATAATTATTACTTTAATAAGTTTCTCTGAAAAGGCAAGAAGAGAGGGCTTGCTTGTACTTGAAGATGATATACAAGAAGTGTCTGACCCATTTCTTAAAAAAGGAATGCAGCTTGTAGTAGACGGAACAGACCCAGAATTAGTAAAAAATATTTTGAATACAGAAATAGATAACGTAGAGGCAAGACACGATACAGTAAGAAAGGTATTTGAAGATGCTGCTTCATTATATCCTGCTTGGGGTATGATTGGTACATTAATCGGACTTGTAATAATGCTTAGAAGCTTAGGTGGCGGTGGTGGTGTTGAAGCCATTGGTTCTGGTATGGCGGTAGCACTTATTACTACTTACTATGGTTCGGTTATAGCTAACGGTTTTGCTTTGCCTATAGCTGGTAGGCTTGCAGCAAGACATGCTTCTGAGGCTATTGTACAGAGCATTATGCTTGAGGGTATATTATCTATACAGGCTGGCGATAACCCTAGAATTGTTAAAGATAAATTAGTATCTTTCTTACCTCCTCCTCAGCGTCAAAAAGTTAATGAGCAGGTTGGAGATAGATAA
- a CDS encoding HD-GYP domain-containing protein produces MEKITSVKVDDIKTKVDKQDIYIYNGFMAISKYIKSIDEDIKRLKKWDIEEVFIKDSDANAYGYQTPEDFEKFARECLVYRNIYFNILEKVKTSLGDFRYNNIVNISNLKSIIDSILDLINKNMNAAIELLNIENLSRDDYYYIRSLNVSMISLMLGKVMKFPEDKLQKLGLGAILYDIGLIRIQDKVLNKHTQFTPEEYIEIKKHTVFGYKIIKTNFRLEEEIAVIPLEHHEHYNGKGYPRGISGNQIHLYPKIVAVAHSLEKILKPIRILRDSNKTPTYSKIVNGSRTIENKTLSDAVREIIKGANIKFDPIIAKLVVGTFSVYPIGTVVILNDNRRGLVFATNISYPIRPIIKIVSDENNNFIEDGEVINLIETNKLLISGVDKDSNILEEVKLRLLNKKENNDGN; encoded by the coding sequence ATGGAAAAGATTACTAGCGTTAAAGTAGATGATATCAAAACCAAAGTTGATAAACAGGATATTTATATCTATAATGGTTTTATGGCTATTAGTAAGTATATAAAATCTATAGATGAAGATATTAAAAGATTAAAAAAATGGGATATAGAAGAAGTATTTATAAAAGATTCTGATGCTAATGCTTATGGATATCAGACTCCTGAAGATTTTGAAAAATTTGCAAGAGAATGCCTTGTATATAGAAATATATATTTTAATATATTAGAAAAAGTAAAAACAAGCTTAGGGGACTTTAGATATAATAATATAGTTAATATATCCAATTTAAAATCAATTATAGATAGCATATTAGACCTTATTAACAAAAATATGAATGCAGCTATAGAGTTATTAAATATTGAAAATTTAAGCAGAGATGATTATTATTATATAAGATCATTGAATGTATCTATGATATCTTTGATGCTTGGCAAGGTAATGAAATTTCCTGAAGATAAATTACAAAAATTAGGTTTGGGTGCTATATTATATGATATAGGTCTTATTAGAATACAAGATAAAGTATTAAATAAACATACACAGTTTACACCAGAAGAATATATTGAAATAAAAAAACATACAGTATTTGGTTATAAAATAATAAAAACAAATTTTAGATTAGAAGAAGAAATAGCAGTTATTCCTTTAGAGCATCATGAACATTATAACGGCAAAGGATATCCAAGAGGAATTAGCGGCAATCAAATACATTTATATCCAAAAATAGTTGCCGTTGCACATTCTTTAGAAAAAATATTAAAACCTATAAGAATATTAAGAGACAGCAATAAAACACCTACATATTCTAAGATTGTTAATGGCTCTAGGACTATTGAAAATAAAACATTATCTGATGCTGTAAGGGAAATAATAAAAGGAGCTAATATAAAATTTGACCCTATAATAGCAAAACTTGTTGTAGGCACTTTTAGTGTCTATCCAATAGGAACTGTAGTAATTTTGAATGATAATAGAAGGGGATTAGTATTTGCTACTAATATTAGCTATCCTATTAGACCAATAATAAAAATAGTATCCGATGAAAATAATAATTTTATTGAAGATGGTGAAGTAATTAATTTAATAGAAACTAATAAGTTGTTAATAAGCGGGGTAGATAAAGATAGTAATATTTTAGAGGAGGTAAAGTTAAGACTATTAAATAAAAAAGAAAATAATGACGGCAATTAA
- a CDS encoding DUF4261 domain-containing protein, translating into MDNKKLESTEEALFSHVYFYKILFKEKPQLPNIELVKQKLRGIYNNIETISEDKNLYSIMINDLKVKFQDDKELGVQVFMYEPIEFDYSTISDEVYNQAWDIKDAKELLKECKYQVMLSDFLAGGLDYKDRTTLLNNWLNIALNIFPNAVAVYNEQSGKILLREQLLKNQYPKNLRFLYSGLNIRFFKVQNTNDMIVDTFGLYSIGLSDIQYHFHDLNPNNIIQHAMNIAAYIFENGNIIKSNDEIESIFNGVKWLCRYEKSLTKPHREILDINTLEYAAGKRN; encoded by the coding sequence ATGGATAACAAAAAATTAGAAAGCACCGAAGAAGCTCTTTTTTCTCATGTGTATTTTTATAAAATTTTATTTAAAGAAAAACCACAACTGCCAAATATAGAATTGGTAAAACAAAAATTAAGAGGCATATATAATAACATAGAAACAATCTCTGAAGATAAAAACCTATACAGCATAATGATTAATGACCTTAAAGTAAAATTTCAAGATGATAAAGAATTAGGTGTTCAAGTTTTTATGTATGAGCCTATAGAGTTTGATTATAGCACTATAAGCGATGAAGTTTATAATCAGGCTTGGGATATAAAAGATGCTAAAGAATTATTAAAAGAGTGCAAATATCAAGTAATGTTAAGCGACTTTTTGGCTGGCGGATTAGATTATAAAGACAGAACTACCCTACTCAACAACTGGCTTAATATAGCATTAAATATATTTCCTAATGCTGTTGCCGTATACAACGAACAAAGCGGTAAAATTTTACTTAGAGAACAATTATTAAAAAATCAATATCCTAAAAATTTAAGATTCTTATATTCAGGATTAAATATTAGATTTTTTAAAGTGCAAAACACTAATGATATGATAGTTGATACATTTGGGCTTTATTCCATAGGTCTTTCTGATATTCAGTACCATTTTCATGATTTAAACCCAAACAATATAATACAGCATGCTATGAATATTGCTGCATATATATTTGAAAATGGAAACATTATAAAGAGTAATGATGAGATAGAAAGCATATTTAATGGAGTAAAATGGTTATGCAGATACGAAAAATCTTTAACTAAACCGCATAGAGAGATATTGGACATCAATACTCTTGAATATGCTGCTGGAAAAAGAAATTAA
- the cls gene encoding cardiolipin synthase has protein sequence MFIYILTIIFFLYVILIAIKMLLENRPPYSFIAWLTVLVFLPYVGAIFYLFLGVNWKKSKRKLSARLPEDMIRKHFSSLLEEQMNIIDNMGGNYAKHTNLVKLAIKSGYSPITVQNQVYVFDEGKDLFDDLINNLKLAEKTIHMEYFIWRSDELGNKIKDILIKKSKEGVKVRLIFDGLGSMLRISKKYKKELKKNGIEFLYYHDPFSIFWTRYVNYRNHRKIVVIDGIISYMGGMNLGQEYIDGGKRFASWRDTHMRIVGDACNLIQNVFVCDWHNAGGRDLDNLMDNVEGSSLMQELFPSSTTDKYLPMQIISSGPDSKWDSIQKIYSKMIADAKESIYIESPYFVPDDGFLHDLENAALSGINVNLMITGKPDKLVAWWVAQTYFETLLKAGVNIYLYESGFLHSKFCVIDGRIVSSGTCNMDIRSFYLHYEMNAVIYDIDTALEFESIFREDISKSHKITMEEYKKQPILIRLRNSACRIIAPVL, from the coding sequence ATGTTTATTTATATATTAACTATTATATTTTTTCTATATGTCATATTAATAGCAATAAAAATGCTTCTTGAAAATAGACCGCCTTATTCTTTTATAGCTTGGCTTACTGTGTTGGTATTTTTGCCGTATGTGGGGGCTATTTTCTATTTATTCTTAGGTGTAAATTGGAAAAAATCTAAAAGAAAACTTTCTGCAAGACTTCCTGAAGATATGATAAGAAAACACTTTTCTTCTTTGCTTGAAGAGCAGATGAATATTATAGATAATATGGGCGGTAATTATGCAAAGCACACAAATTTAGTAAAGCTTGCAATAAAAAGCGGATACTCTCCGATTACTGTTCAAAATCAAGTTTATGTTTTTGATGAAGGCAAAGATTTATTTGATGATTTAATTAATAATTTGAAACTCGCTGAAAAAACAATACACATGGAATATTTTATATGGAGAAGCGATGAATTAGGAAATAAAATAAAAGATATACTAATAAAAAAATCAAAAGAAGGTGTTAAAGTTAGGCTTATATTTGACGGACTTGGCTCTATGCTTAGGATAAGCAAAAAATACAAAAAAGAGCTTAAAAAAAATGGCATAGAGTTTTTGTATTATCATGACCCATTTTCTATATTTTGGACTAGATATGTTAATTACCGCAATCACAGAAAGATAGTAGTTATAGATGGTATAATTTCCTATATGGGCGGAATGAATTTAGGTCAGGAATATATTGACGGCGGAAAGAGGTTTGCTTCTTGGAGAGATACTCATATGCGTATAGTGGGTGATGCTTGTAATCTCATACAGAATGTTTTTGTATGCGACTGGCATAATGCCGGCGGAAGAGATTTAGATAATTTGATGGATAACGTGGAAGGTTCTTCACTTATGCAGGAATTATTTCCTTCTTCGACTACAGATAAATATCTCCCTATGCAAATAATATCTTCTGGACCAGATTCTAAATGGGATTCTATACAAAAGATTTATTCAAAAATGATAGCCGATGCTAAAGAAAGTATTTATATAGAAAGTCCTTATTTTGTGCCTGATGATGGCTTTTTGCATGATTTAGAAAATGCTGCTTTGTCTGGAATAAATGTTAATTTAATGATTACGGGTAAGCCTGATAAATTAGTAGCTTGGTGGGTTGCTCAAACTTATTTTGAGACTCTTCTTAAGGCGGGTGTTAATATTTATTTATATGAGAGCGGTTTTTTGCATAGTAAGTTTTGTGTTATAGACGGAAGGATTGTATCTTCTGGCACTTGTAATATGGATATAAGAAGTTTTTATTTGCATTATGAGATGAATGCTGTTATATATGATATAGATACTGCTTTAGAATTTGAAAGTATTTTTAGAGAAGATATTTCAAAATCTCATAAAATAACTATGGAAGAATATAAAAAGCAGCCTATTTTGATTAGACTTAGAAATTCAGCTTGCAGAATTATTGCACCTGTGCTTTAA
- a CDS encoding YraN family protein — MKSKKEIGNLGEDIALNYLENLGYELLERNYKSSITRGEIDLIMTKGVVIVFVEVKYRRQGSFGYAADAITERKKQKLYETAEEYLIKKGLSLSQKCSFGAVLIDDTNYSREISFVEDIFI; from the coding sequence ATGAAAAGTAAAAAAGAGATAGGCAATCTTGGAGAAGATATTGCCTTAAATTATCTCGAAAATCTTGGGTATGAATTATTAGAGAGAAATTATAAAAGCAGCATAACAAGAGGCGAGATAGATTTAATAATGACAAAAGGAGTTGTTATTGTGTTTGTAGAAGTAAAATATCGAAGACAGGGAAGTTTTGGATATGCAGCTGATGCTATAACAGAGCGTAAAAAACAAAAGCTCTATGAGACAGCTGAGGAATACTTAATTAAAAAAGGATTAAGTTTAAGTCAAAAATGTTCCTTTGGGGCAGTTTTAATAGACGATACCAACTATAGTAGAGAAATTTCTTTTGTAGAAGACATTTTTATATAG
- the flgE gene encoding flagellar hook protein FlgE, which produces MMRSLFAGVSGLQNHQTRMDVVGNNISNVNTYGFKKGRVTFKDMISQSLSGAAKPQEDRGGINPQQVGLGMQVATIDTIHTQGALQVTGVNTDLAIQGEGFFIEKKGNSSYYTRNGAFSLDKNGYLVNPSNGYKVQGWNAVLNPETGMMELNTAAGVEDLIIPVGSKDPARATQNTKFFCNLQKNSDTHQADLTIYDSTGIPRQLRATFNRTDVNRWDMVIEVPEATEGSVSVSAGDPVEGGGNNTFQLVFNDAGSLISVSDGTNTQTEGVLMPNVSFTYTGTDGEVNQTINLTLGEVGLFNGITQFESPSTTKAIEQDGYTMGMLEGFSFDDSGQITGVFTNGNRKTLGQVALAKFANAGGLEKAGDTLFVESNNSGAANIGVAAAEGRGSIKAGTLEMSNVDLSEQFTDMIVTQRGFQANARTITTADQLLQEVIALKR; this is translated from the coding sequence ATGATGCGTTCATTATTTGCAGGTGTATCTGGATTGCAGAATCACCAAACTAGAATGGATGTTGTTGGTAATAACATATCCAATGTAAATACATACGGTTTTAAAAAAGGTAGAGTAACTTTCAAGGATATGATAAGCCAATCTTTAAGCGGAGCAGCTAAACCGCAGGAAGATAGAGGCGGTATCAATCCTCAGCAGGTTGGTCTTGGTATGCAGGTAGCTACTATAGATACAATACATACACAAGGAGCTTTACAAGTTACAGGTGTAAATACAGATTTAGCTATTCAGGGAGAAGGTTTCTTTATTGAGAAGAAAGGAAATAGTTCTTATTATACAAGAAATGGTGCTTTCTCTTTAGATAAAAATGGTTATTTAGTTAATCCTTCAAATGGTTATAAGGTACAAGGTTGGAATGCTGTACTTAATCCAGAAACAGGCATGATGGAATTAAATACTGCTGCCGGCGTAGAAGATTTAATTATACCAGTAGGTTCAAAAGACCCAGCAAGAGCTACACAAAATACTAAGTTCTTCTGTAACCTACAAAAAAATAGCGATACTCACCAAGCAGATTTAACTATTTATGATTCTACAGGAATACCTCGTCAATTAAGAGCAACATTCAATAGAACAGATGTTAACAGATGGGATATGGTAATAGAAGTACCAGAAGCAACAGAAGGAAGTGTAAGTGTTTCAGCAGGCGACCCTGTTGAAGGCGGCGGAAACAATACTTTCCAATTAGTATTTAATGATGCTGGTTCTTTAATTTCAGTAAGCGACGGTACTAATACTCAAACTGAAGGAGTATTAATGCCTAATGTATCTTTCACTTACACAGGTACAGACGGAGAAGTAAATCAAACTATTAACCTTACTTTAGGAGAGGTTGGTTTATTTAATGGTATTACACAATTTGAATCCCCTTCAACAACTAAAGCTATAGAACAAGACGGCTATACTATGGGTATGCTTGAAGGTTTCAGCTTTGATGACAGCGGTCAGATTACTGGTGTATTTACAAACGGTAATAGAAAAACTTTAGGACAGGTTGCTTTAGCTAAATTTGCTAATGCAGGCGGTTTGGAAAAAGCAGGAGATACTTTATTTGTAGAGAGCAATAACTCTGGTGCTGCTAATATTGGTGTTGCTGCTGCTGAAGGAAGAGGTTCTATTAAAGCTGGTACTTTAGAGATGTCTAACGTTGATTTGAGCGAACAGTTTACTGATATGATAGTAACTCAAAGAGGTTTCCAAGCTAATGCAAGAACTATAACTACAGCTGACCAGTTACTTCAAGAGGTTATAGCACTTAAAAGATAA
- a CDS encoding SurA N-terminal domain-containing protein — MYIKKLFLSLIVLSIFFISCSKTNTSNSSDSLAYLQGGEGEWVLKVDDFTINQTNFNKDYKVFLNSMKAQGATPEQIAMIESDNRYKQNYAEDLINQILLLKKAETDKFFETEEAKSTIDATIRNIKAQYYYQKLIEQAASNVPNPTPEQAKAFFDQAKDQLQLAQYGITEYNTQTAPYIADIYKRVYAEQNVQRDIIDLKDKAVIERNNAVLGEPTIVPPMPNTQGQATNNNLLPRATN, encoded by the coding sequence ATGTATATTAAAAAATTATTTTTATCATTAATAGTGTTATCGATATTTTTTATATCTTGTTCAAAAACAAATACTTCAAATTCTTCAGATTCATTAGCATATCTTCAAGGCGGTGAAGGTGAATGGGTATTAAAAGTAGATGACTTCACAATCAATCAAACTAATTTTAATAAAGACTATAAAGTATTCTTAAACTCTATGAAAGCACAAGGAGCAACTCCTGAGCAAATAGCTATGATAGAAAGTGATAATAGATATAAACAAAACTACGCAGAAGACTTAATCAATCAAATACTTCTACTAAAAAAAGCAGAAACAGATAAATTCTTTGAAACAGAAGAAGCTAAATCTACAATAGATGCTACAATAAGAAATATTAAAGCACAATACTATTATCAAAAATTAATAGAACAAGCAGCAAGTAACGTACCAAATCCAACTCCAGAACAAGCTAAAGCATTCTTTGACCAAGCAAAAGATCAATTACAATTAGCTCAATATGGTATCACAGAATACAACACACAAACAGCTCCATACATAGCTGATATTTATAAAAGAGTTTACGCAGAACAAAATGTTCAAAGAGATATAATAGATTTAAAAGATAAAGCTGTAATAGAAAGAAATAATGCAGTATTAGGAGAACCAACTATAGTTCCTCCTATGCCTAATACACAAGGACAAGCTACTAATAATAACTTATTGCCTAGAGCAACAAATTAA
- a CDS encoding KpsF/GutQ family sugar-phosphate isomerase, with protein MNIIDRGKLTLLLESENLKLLSEKLDNNFENAVNELFNIKGRVITSGVGKSGHIARKAASTFASTGTPSFFVDPNECLHGDFGMITKDDYLVLYSKGGESREIIELVNWSCRQNIPYIAITNDKSSTLSKNAKITLLTHVKEEACPLKLAPTVSTTASLALSDALATALMELRGFKAEDFAVFHPGGSLGRQLAKVKTIMHTDNLPIINLDTSLYDALFKIIECKLGIAIITDDNNFLKGIIVDGDLKRLLVKDKQIENILKTKVKDIMNNNPKVIYQDTLIGEALHLMEGKITNLVVVEDCKDGKKPIGIVHIHDILKIKAF; from the coding sequence ATGAATATAATAGACAGAGGTAAATTAACTTTATTATTAGAAAGTGAAAATTTAAAATTATTATCTGAAAAGTTGGATAATAATTTTGAAAATGCAGTTAATGAATTATTTAATATTAAAGGCAGAGTAATAACCTCTGGAGTTGGTAAGAGCGGGCATATTGCAAGAAAAGCAGCTTCCACTTTTGCTTCTACTGGAACGCCAAGTTTTTTCGTTGACCCTAATGAATGTTTGCATGGCGACTTTGGTATGATAACTAAAGATGATTATTTAGTATTATATTCTAAAGGCGGAGAGTCAAGAGAGATTATAGAATTAGTAAATTGGTCTTGCAGACAAAATATACCATACATAGCCATTACTAATGATAAATCTTCTACTCTATCAAAGAATGCAAAAATCACTTTGCTTACACATGTAAAGGAAGAGGCTTGTCCTTTAAAATTAGCACCTACTGTTAGTACAACTGCTTCTTTAGCTTTATCTGATGCTTTGGCTACTGCTTTAATGGAACTTAGGGGATTTAAAGCTGAAGACTTTGCAGTATTTCACCCAGGCGGAAGTTTAGGCAGACAATTAGCTAAAGTAAAAACTATTATGCATACTGATAACTTGCCAATTATAAATTTAGATACATCTCTATATGATGCTTTATTTAAAATTATAGAATGTAAGCTTGGCATTGCAATTATTACAGATGATAATAACTTTCTTAAAGGCATTATTGTAGATGGAGATTTAAAAAGATTATTGGTAAAAGACAAACAAATAGAAAATATCCTAAAAACAAAAGTAAAAGATATAATGAATAACAACCCTAAAGTAATATATCAAGATACTCTTATAGGCGAAGCTTTACATTTGATGGAAGGAAAAATTACTAATCTTGTAGTTGTTGAAGATTGTAAAGACGGCAAAAAACCTATAGGTATAGTTCATATACATGATATTCTAAAAATAAAGGCTTTTTAA
- a CDS encoding class I SAM-dependent methyltransferase gives MIVARDWKDYKILDAGNGEKFENIGGFLVSRPDSQIIWQKQLNKWDNLDAIYHRSDKGGGYWQYINTPKENFIIKYRDLSFKIEFTNFKHIGLFPEQAVNWQFIIDKIKEKKSSTHQNKEIKALNLFAYTGGATVACAYADCDEIVHVDASKKILGHAKTNIEINNFQNKKVRFIIEDVIKFVLREVRRERKYDVIIMDPPVYGRGPNGELWQIETSLTRLVEECVKLLSPSPILFLINCYTASFSHISLKNILQTQIKNKGFFESGEIALPIENSNLILPSGIYARFFT, from the coding sequence ATGATTGTAGCAAGAGATTGGAAAGATTATAAAATTTTAGATGCTGGAAATGGCGAAAAATTTGAGAATATAGGAGGATTTTTAGTATCGCGTCCTGATTCTCAAATTATTTGGCAAAAACAATTAAATAAATGGGATAATTTAGATGCCATATATCATCGCTCTGATAAGGGAGGCGGTTATTGGCAGTATATTAACACTCCTAAAGAAAACTTTATCATCAAATACAGAGATTTATCATTCAAAATAGAGTTTACAAACTTTAAACATATTGGACTTTTTCCAGAGCAGGCTGTTAATTGGCAATTTATAATAGACAAAATTAAAGAAAAAAAATCTTCTACTCATCAAAACAAAGAAATAAAAGCTTTAAATTTATTTGCATATACAGGCGGTGCAACTGTAGCTTGTGCTTATGCGGATTGCGATGAAATAGTGCATGTTGATGCTTCAAAAAAAATTCTTGGGCATGCAAAAACAAATATCGAAATTAATAATTTTCAAAATAAAAAAGTAAGATTTATTATAGAAGATGTTATCAAATTTGTTTTAAGAGAAGTGAGAAGAGAGAGAAAATATGATGTTATTATAATGGACCCTCCAGTATATGGCAGAGGTCCTAATGGAGAGCTTTGGCAGATAGAAACAAGTTTAACAAGATTGGTAGAAGAATGCGTTAAACTATTATCTCCCTCCCCTATTTTATTTTTAATTAATTGCTATACTGCAAGTTTTTCTCATATATCTCTTAAAAATATTTTACAAACTCAAATTAAAAATAAAGGTTTTTTTGAAAGCGGAGAGATAGCGCTTCCTATAGAAAATAGTAATTTAATACTCCCATCAGGAATATATGCAAGGTTTTTTACATAA
- a CDS encoding OmpA family protein — MATIKFGKKAKKVGDKAQVPGPSAPLWLQTYGDFVTLVLTFFVLLLSTMSESISDSTMQLLATAFQGSFGNLSGGVTLSQSKLVAGGANVDALPAMDRGYSMGRSVDKAVSVLESEIKNNKVRVSEDERGFVITLGADQYFESASTNIVNTQSNTETFIKIASVLSTLPNDIRIEGHTDSGAILEGSITEQWFGNNWGLSTARAIVVLEKIFESDQTGKLDINKYSVAGYADTRPVASNDLPDGRALNRRVDIVVVRNDVTYYNQK, encoded by the coding sequence ATGGCTACTATTAAATTTGGTAAAAAAGCTAAAAAAGTTGGGGATAAAGCACAGGTACCTGGTCCTTCTGCTCCATTATGGCTTCAAACTTATGGAGACTTCGTTACTTTGGTACTTACGTTCTTCGTATTACTACTTTCTACAATGTCTGAATCTATTAGTGATTCTACTATGCAGTTGCTTGCTACTGCTTTTCAGGGTTCTTTTGGTAATTTATCTGGGGGAGTTACTTTATCACAGAGTAAATTAGTTGCAGGAGGAGCTAATGTAGATGCTTTACCTGCTATGGACAGAGGTTACTCTATGGGTAGAAGCGTGGATAAGGCAGTATCAGTATTAGAATCTGAAATAAAAAACAATAAAGTAAGAGTATCTGAAGATGAAAGAGGTTTTGTCATCACATTAGGTGCAGACCAATATTTTGAATCAGCTTCTACAAACATAGTAAATACCCAAAGCAATACTGAAACTTTTATCAAGATAGCTTCAGTGCTTAGCACATTACCAAACGATATTAGAATAGAAGGTCATACAGATTCTGGTGCAATATTAGAAGGAAGTATTACAGAACAATGGTTTGGAAACAACTGGGGACTTTCTACTGCGAGAGCTATTGTTGTATTAGAAAAAATATTTGAAAGCGACCAAACTGGAAAGTTAGACATAAATAAATATTCTGTTGCAGGTTATGCTGACACTAGACCTGTGGCTTCTAATGATTTGCCGGATGGAAGAGCTTTAAATAGAAGAGTTGATATAGTTGTAGTTCGTAATGATGTAACTTACTATAATCAAAAATAA
- a CDS encoding flagellar FlbD family protein has protein sequence MIYVTRFDGSVLYINPHQIEFMEETPDLVITMLSGRKVLTKDSFETVLNRIVEYRTRIVNEDSTKKPSFYGNED, from the coding sequence ATGATATATGTAACTAGATTTGACGGAAGCGTTTTATATATTAATCCACATCAAATAGAGTTTATGGAGGAAACTCCTGATTTGGTAATCACTATGCTATCTGGAAGAAAAGTGCTAACTAAAGATAGTTTTGAAACAGTGTTAAATAGAATAGTTGAATATAGAACAAGAATAGTAAATGAAGATTCTACTAAAAAACCTTCTTTCTATGGAAATGAAGATTAA
- the truA gene encoding tRNA pseudouridine(38-40) synthase TruA, translated as MTNIKITIQYDGTDFFGWQIQPNLRTVQGEIYKAVQKIYSKKTTIYGCGRTDAGVHALGQVANFRVEKMLVPIERVTRALNSALPKDIRIINAEVVDDTFNARASATFREYIYVVQNSDISVPFYERYSWFYRKNIINEKLINEYAKYIIGEHNFTSFCSTEDENDSKFRYIERVRAIRKKDTIYFIIRGNAFLHNMVRIIVGTLVEGQRKNMPINFIEDILKKEDRTLAFVTAPAHGLYFRRAFFK; from the coding sequence ATGACTAATATAAAAATAACTATACAATATGACGGCACTGATTTTTTTGGCTGGCAGATACAGCCTAATTTGAGAACTGTTCAGGGAGAAATTTATAAAGCAGTTCAAAAAATATATTCAAAAAAAACTACAATATATGGATGCGGACGAACTGACGCAGGAGTGCATGCTTTGGGGCAGGTGGCTAATTTTAGAGTCGAAAAAATGCTTGTGCCTATAGAAAGAGTTACTAGGGCTTTGAATTCTGCTCTTCCTAAAGATATAAGAATAATTAATGCTGAAGTAGTAGATGATACTTTTAATGCCAGAGCTTCTGCTACCTTTAGAGAGTATATTTATGTAGTACAAAATAGTGATATATCTGTTCCTTTTTATGAGAGATATTCTTGGTTTTATAGAAAAAACATTATAAATGAAAAACTTATAAATGAATATGCTAAGTATATTATAGGGGAGCATAATTTTACTTCTTTTTGCTCTACTGAAGATGAAAATGATTCTAAGTTTAGATATATTGAAAGGGTACGTGCTATAAGAAAAAAAGATACTATATATTTTATTATAAGGGGTAATGCTTTTTTGCATAATATGGTTCGTATTATCGTTGGCACATTGGTTGAAGGTCAAAGAAAAAATATGCCTATAAACTTTATAGAAGATATATTAAAAAAAGAAGATAGAACGCTTGCTTTTGTAACAGCACCTGCACATGGTCTTTATTTTAGAAGGGCCTTTTTTAAATAA